From Chryseobacterium sp. H1D6B, a single genomic window includes:
- a CDS encoding diphthine--ammonia ligase, whose protein sequence is MKPKAVFNWSSGKDSALALYRILKNDNYEVSSLLTSINEEYQRISMHGVHVRLLEKQASSLGIPLLKMEIPKEPSMEQYHEIMTNTMTALQSKGITHSIFGDIFLEDLCKYREEQLKTVGMNAVFPLWKENTLDLINEFLDLGFKTIVTCVNETYLDKSFAGRMIDKDFIIDLPKNVDPCGENGEFHTFTFDGPLFTQPIQFEIGEIVKKTYPKPKSDSDEINEDYAFWFCDLIDR, encoded by the coding sequence ATGAAACCAAAAGCCGTATTCAACTGGAGCAGCGGAAAAGATTCCGCTCTTGCTCTTTACAGAATTCTAAAAAATGACAATTATGAAGTCTCTTCTCTTCTCACCAGTATCAATGAAGAATATCAGCGTATTTCAATGCACGGAGTTCATGTAAGGCTTTTGGAAAAGCAGGCTTCAAGTCTCGGCATTCCTTTACTTAAAATGGAAATCCCAAAAGAACCGTCAATGGAGCAGTATCATGAGATCATGACTAATACAATGACAGCGCTGCAGTCTAAAGGAATTACCCATTCAATTTTTGGAGATATTTTTTTAGAAGACCTGTGTAAATATCGTGAGGAACAATTAAAAACAGTAGGAATGAATGCTGTTTTTCCCCTTTGGAAAGAAAATACCTTAGACCTCATCAATGAGTTTTTGGATCTGGGATTTAAAACTATTGTCACCTGCGTCAATGAAACCTATCTTGATAAAAGTTTTGCAGGAAGAATGATTGATAAAGACTTCATCATTGATCTGCCTAAAAATGTTGATCCCTGCGGCGAGAATGGAGAATTCCATACATTTACTTTTGACGGACCTCTATTTACTCAACCTATCCAATTTGAAATTGGAGAAATTGTAAAAAAAACATATCCGAAACCTAAATCTGATTCAGATGAAATAAATGAAGACTATGCTTTTTGGTTCTGTGATTTAATTGATCGATAA
- a CDS encoding M64 family metallopeptidase: MKKALFFLFISTFCFSQVFETVAVLQSGSNDKRINIAVLGDGFTAAQQSSFVSSAQATVNYLFTKSPYTEYKNYFNAYAVKVISAESGVKHPGTATDVTEPVIPVSNPNNYLGSSFDFGVHRCIYSNTTNKVAQVLAANVPDYDITYVLGNSTEYGGCGGTYAFASLNGSSNEIVVHELGHSFGKLADEYWFAGSGESPNKTQTSSPTTIKWKNWVGINSVGVYPYTESPSWFRPHQSCEMRYLNQQFCSVCKEAIIERIHSLVSPVDSYTPANSSTVNAGSNVTFTVNEILPIPNTLVNSWKLNGTALSSTSNSLTISPSQLNNGNNTLLFSVTDNTTLIKVNSHNTVHFTNVTWTLNKSTLKVSEIKAEERRFSIYPNPAENEFYIKGRQEFSKDAKVTLYDVAGRLIPVKFEMRNSSTIFVNINTLPAGTYTLNVTEEKGLIISQKIIKE; encoded by the coding sequence ATGAAAAAAGCTTTATTTTTCTTATTCATCAGTACGTTCTGTTTTTCCCAAGTTTTTGAAACGGTAGCAGTCCTGCAGAGCGGATCGAATGACAAACGCATTAATATTGCGGTTTTAGGTGACGGATTTACGGCTGCACAACAAAGCAGTTTTGTTTCCTCGGCGCAGGCCACGGTTAATTATCTTTTTACCAAAAGCCCCTATACAGAATATAAAAATTATTTTAATGCTTATGCCGTAAAAGTTATTTCTGCAGAAAGTGGAGTGAAGCATCCAGGAACCGCGACAGATGTTACAGAACCGGTAATCCCTGTTTCTAACCCTAATAATTATTTAGGTTCTTCATTTGACTTTGGTGTTCATCGATGTATTTACAGCAACACCACAAATAAAGTAGCACAGGTTTTAGCGGCCAATGTACCGGATTATGATATTACTTATGTACTCGGAAATTCTACGGAATATGGAGGGTGTGGAGGAACCTATGCATTTGCATCTTTAAACGGGTCTTCTAATGAAATTGTAGTGCATGAGCTGGGACATTCATTTGGAAAACTAGCAGATGAATATTGGTTTGCAGGTTCTGGAGAATCTCCCAATAAAACGCAGACTTCTAGCCCGACAACCATTAAATGGAAAAACTGGGTAGGGATTAATAGTGTTGGAGTTTATCCATATACCGAAAGCCCCTCTTGGTTCCGTCCTCATCAAAGCTGTGAGATGAGGTATCTTAACCAGCAGTTCTGCTCTGTATGTAAAGAAGCTATTATTGAAAGGATACACTCATTAGTTTCGCCCGTGGATTCCTATACGCCGGCAAACAGCAGTACTGTAAATGCCGGATCTAATGTTACTTTTACAGTAAATGAAATTCTGCCGATTCCTAATACATTAGTTAATTCTTGGAAATTAAATGGAACGGCTCTCAGCTCAACAAGCAATTCTCTGACAATTTCACCGAGCCAATTAAATAATGGAAATAACACGCTTTTATTTTCAGTGACGGATAATACAACTCTTATCAAAGTAAACAGCCATAACACGGTACATTTTACGAATGTTACCTGGACGCTGAATAAGTCTACATTGAAAGTGTCTGAAATTAAAGCAGAAGAAAGAAGATTCAGTATCTATCCTAATCCTGCAGAGAATGAATTTTATATCAAAGGCAGACAGGAGTTTTCAAAAGATGCTAAAGTAACGCTGTATGATGTTGCCGGCAGACTTATTCCTGTAAAGTTTGAAATGAGAAATTCATCGACGATATTTGTAAATATCAATACCCTTCCTGCAGGAACATATACATTGAATGTAACAGAGGAAAAAGGTTTGATCATTTCACAGAAAATTATAAAAGAATAA
- a CDS encoding methylmalonyl-CoA mutase family protein: METQKYTPKNKVRIVTAASLFDGHDAAINIMRRVIQGTGCEVIHLGHDKSAEEVVNTAIQEDANAIALTSYQGGHNEYFKYIYDLLREKNSPQIKIFGGGGGVILPEEIKDLMDYGIDRIYSPDDGRELGLQGMIDDLVNRSDFATGKDVKAEDLDSIDFENSTSIAKIISAVENFSDEKPELVKAIDEKSKDLNIPIIGITGTGGAGKSSLTDELVRRFLRSNTDKKIAIISIDPSKKKTGGALLGDRIRMNAINDPRVYMRSMATRENNVSVSPFIHSALNVLKLAQPDVIILETSGIGQSGSEVSDFADVSMYVMTPEYGASTQLEKIDMLDYADLVALNKSDKRGALDALQAVKKQFQRNHLLWESPLDDMPVYATKASQFNDHGTTELYNRLIEKVNDKFSDLNLKTFVEQEITEEVTIIPPKRVRYLSEIVENNKQYDSNVQKQAELARKMYHIAGVKNIISNEILDTEYQKAEKDLQQENIDFLNNWEDTKKAFHAEFYSYFVRGKEIKVETSTESLSHLKIPKIALPKYTDWGDLILWKGQENLPGGFPYTAGIYPFKRTGEDPTRMFAGEGGPERTNRRFHYVSAEMPAKRLSTAFDSVTLYGQDPALPPDIYGKIGNAGVSIATLDDAKKLYSGFDLVNAMTSVSMTINGPAPMLLAFFMNAAIDQNVEKYIAENKLEANIETALKAKFDDKGIDRPRYNGELPPSNNGLGLKLLGLTGDEVIPSDAYEKIKAHTIATVRGTVQADILKEDQAQNTCIFSTEFALRLMGDVQEYFITEKVRNFYSVSISGYHIAEAGANPVSQLAFTLANGFTYVEYYLSRGMDINDFAPNLSFFFSNGIDPEYSVIGRVARRIWAKAMKLKYGADERSQMLKYHIQTSGRSLHAQEIDFNDIRTTLQALYAIYDNCNSLHTNAYDEAITTPTEQSVRRAMAIQLIINKELGLAKNENPLQGSFIIEELTDLVEEAVYTEFDRITERGGVLGAMETMYQRSKIQEESMHYEWLKHTGEYPIIGVNTFLGKDGSPTVRPGEVIRSTEEEKQVQIETLQNFQKANEDKSEAALKRLQYAAINQQNLFGVMMDAVKYCSLGQITNALFEVGGKYRRNM; encoded by the coding sequence ATGGAAACCCAAAAATATACTCCTAAAAACAAAGTAAGAATTGTAACAGCCGCGTCATTATTTGACGGGCATGATGCAGCGATTAATATTATGCGCCGTGTTATTCAGGGAACAGGATGCGAAGTAATCCACCTTGGACACGATAAATCAGCAGAAGAAGTTGTAAATACAGCTATTCAGGAAGATGCAAACGCAATTGCTTTAACCTCATATCAAGGAGGTCACAATGAATATTTTAAATATATCTATGACCTTTTAAGAGAAAAAAATTCTCCCCAGATCAAAATTTTCGGCGGTGGCGGCGGTGTAATTCTGCCTGAAGAAATCAAAGATTTGATGGACTACGGAATCGATAGAATCTACTCTCCAGATGACGGGCGGGAACTCGGCCTTCAGGGAATGATCGATGACCTGGTAAACAGATCAGATTTTGCCACAGGAAAAGATGTAAAAGCTGAAGACTTAGATTCAATTGATTTTGAAAATTCTACCAGCATTGCTAAAATCATTTCAGCTGTTGAGAACTTCTCAGATGAAAAACCGGAATTGGTAAAAGCTATTGACGAAAAATCAAAAGACTTAAATATCCCGATCATTGGTATCACCGGAACTGGTGGTGCTGGAAAATCCTCTTTAACGGATGAATTAGTAAGACGTTTCTTACGTTCCAATACAGATAAAAAAATTGCGATCATTTCTATTGACCCTTCTAAAAAGAAAACAGGAGGGGCTCTTTTAGGCGACAGGATCCGTATGAATGCGATCAATGATCCCAGAGTGTATATGCGCTCTATGGCAACCAGAGAAAATAACGTTTCTGTTTCGCCCTTCATTCATTCAGCATTAAATGTATTAAAATTAGCTCAGCCGGATGTTATTATCCTGGAAACTTCAGGGATCGGACAGTCAGGTTCAGAAGTTTCAGATTTTGCTGATGTTTCTATGTACGTAATGACTCCTGAATATGGGGCTTCTACACAGCTGGAGAAAATCGACATGTTAGATTATGCAGATCTAGTTGCTTTAAATAAATCTGACAAGCGTGGTGCTTTAGATGCCCTGCAGGCTGTAAAAAAGCAGTTCCAGAGAAACCATCTTTTATGGGAAAGCCCGCTGGATGATATGCCTGTATATGCTACAAAAGCCTCTCAATTTAATGACCATGGAACAACAGAGCTTTACAACAGACTTATTGAAAAAGTAAACGACAAGTTTTCTGATTTAAATTTAAAAACTTTTGTTGAGCAGGAAATTACAGAAGAAGTAACGATCATTCCTCCAAAAAGAGTCCGTTATTTATCTGAAATCGTTGAAAATAATAAACAATATGATTCAAACGTTCAGAAACAGGCTGAACTGGCGAGAAAAATGTATCATATTGCTGGTGTTAAAAATATAATTTCCAATGAAATTCTAGATACCGAATATCAAAAGGCAGAAAAAGACCTGCAGCAGGAAAACATAGACTTCCTAAACAACTGGGAGGATACTAAAAAAGCTTTCCATGCAGAGTTTTATTCTTATTTCGTACGTGGAAAAGAAATTAAAGTTGAAACCTCAACAGAATCTTTATCCCATCTAAAAATCCCTAAAATTGCTTTGCCTAAGTATACCGATTGGGGAGATCTTATTTTGTGGAAAGGACAGGAAAACCTTCCGGGAGGCTTCCCGTATACTGCTGGAATTTATCCTTTCAAAAGAACAGGTGAAGATCCAACAAGGATGTTTGCTGGAGAAGGAGGACCTGAAAGAACAAACAGAAGATTCCACTACGTTTCTGCAGAAATGCCTGCAAAACGTTTATCAACGGCTTTTGACTCTGTAACCTTATATGGACAAGACCCTGCCCTACCGCCGGATATTTATGGTAAGATCGGAAACGCAGGAGTTTCAATTGCTACTCTAGATGATGCTAAAAAACTATATTCGGGATTTGATTTAGTCAATGCAATGACTTCTGTTTCAATGACGATCAATGGACCGGCTCCAATGCTTTTAGCTTTTTTCATGAACGCTGCAATTGACCAGAATGTTGAAAAATATATTGCTGAAAATAAATTAGAAGCTAATATTGAAACTGCATTAAAAGCTAAATTTGACGATAAAGGTATAGACAGACCCCGATACAACGGAGAATTGCCCCCTTCTAACAACGGTTTAGGTTTAAAACTTTTAGGACTTACCGGAGACGAAGTAATTCCGTCTGATGCTTACGAGAAAATCAAAGCACATACGATTGCGACAGTCCGTGGTACAGTTCAGGCTGATATCTTAAAAGAAGACCAGGCGCAGAATACCTGTATTTTCTCTACTGAATTCGCTCTAAGATTAATGGGTGACGTTCAGGAGTATTTTATTACAGAAAAAGTAAGAAATTTCTATTCGGTGTCTATTTCAGGATATCACATTGCTGAGGCTGGAGCGAATCCGGTTTCTCAGTTAGCATTTACACTGGCAAACGGTTTCACGTATGTGGAATATTATTTAAGCCGCGGAATGGATATCAACGATTTTGCACCTAACCTATCTTTCTTCTTTTCAAACGGTATCGATCCAGAATATTCTGTAATCGGACGTGTAGCAAGAAGAATCTGGGCAAAAGCAATGAAGTTGAAATATGGAGCTGACGAAAGAAGCCAGATGCTGAAATACCACATCCAGACTTCAGGACGTTCTCTTCACGCTCAGGAAATTGATTTCAATGATATCAGAACAACGCTTCAGGCATTGTATGCTATCTATGACAACTGTAATTCACTTCACACCAATGCTTATGATGAAGCGATCACCACACCTACTGAACAGTCGGTAAGAAGAGCAATGGCCATCCAGCTGATCATTAATAAAGAATTAGGATTGGCTAAAAATGAAAACCCGTTACAAGGTTCATTTATCATCGAAGAATTAACAGATCTAGTAGAAGAAGCTGTATACACTGAATTCGACAGAATCACAGAAAGAGGCGGTGTTCTTGGAGCAATGGAAACGATGTACCAGCGTTCTAAGATCCAGGAAGAATCTATGCATTACGAATGGCTGAAACATACTGGTGAATATCCAATCATCGGAGTAAATACTTTCCTTGGAAAAGACGGTTCGCCTACAGTACGTCCAGGAGAAGTAATACGTTCTACCGAAGAAGAAAAACAGGTTCAGATCGAAACTCTTCAAAACTTCCAGAAAGCTAATGAAGATAAGTCTGAGGCCGCTTTAAAACGATTACAGTATGCAGCGATCAACCAGCAGAACTTATTTGGAGTGATGATGGACGCAGTGAAATATTGTTCTCTAGGACAAATCACCAACGCTTTATTTGAAGTGGGAGGTAAGTACAGAAGAAATATGTAA
- a CDS encoding DUF3667 domain-containing protein encodes MSHGKIREEKNCLNCGHLVEERFCPHCGQENIETRQPFYYLFTHFIEDFTHYDGQFWKTIKYLLFRPGKLTKEYASGKRQIYVAPVKLYIFISFITFLLPAFIPDYDTKKMEENKHSATEQEEKIKQEINKLQKANQLPKTAQITTDTLQNKNSKKNIDIGIDNEDQFIESAFTDNNVILGAKNLKQYDSLHTVTGKSYYTYLRPYAKKNFELKEKGYTQKEIQERFRETFIHTLPKALFVYLPIFAFFLWLFHNKKKWWYFDHGIFTLHYFSFLLLSILMYIILERITSLLPDYTILDILSFLAYTALFLYMCTYFFIAHHRVYETRKSMSILTGISLFIVNLAGLLLMLIILFYLSFIMLH; translated from the coding sequence ATGAGCCACGGAAAAATAAGAGAAGAAAAAAACTGCCTTAACTGCGGACATCTAGTAGAAGAAAGATTCTGCCCGCACTGCGGACAAGAAAATATCGAAACCCGACAGCCTTTTTATTATTTATTCACGCATTTCATAGAGGATTTTACGCATTATGACGGGCAGTTCTGGAAAACAATAAAGTATCTCCTCTTCCGCCCTGGTAAACTTACCAAAGAATATGCTTCAGGTAAAAGACAGATTTATGTAGCACCAGTAAAACTCTATATTTTCATCAGTTTTATTACGTTCCTGCTTCCAGCATTTATTCCGGATTATGATACAAAAAAAATGGAAGAGAATAAACACAGCGCTACGGAACAGGAAGAAAAAATAAAACAGGAAATAAACAAACTGCAAAAAGCCAATCAACTTCCAAAAACAGCGCAGATAACAACCGATACTTTACAAAATAAGAATTCAAAAAAAAATATAGATATAGGTATAGATAACGAAGATCAGTTTATAGAAAGTGCATTTACAGACAACAATGTAATTCTTGGAGCAAAAAATCTGAAACAATATGATTCCTTACATACAGTAACTGGAAAATCCTATTATACGTACTTAAGACCTTATGCAAAGAAAAATTTTGAATTAAAAGAGAAAGGATATACTCAAAAAGAAATACAGGAGCGATTCAGAGAAACATTTATTCATACCCTTCCCAAAGCCCTTTTTGTTTATCTGCCTATATTTGCTTTCTTTTTATGGCTGTTTCACAATAAGAAAAAATGGTGGTATTTTGATCATGGTATTTTCACCCTGCACTATTTTTCTTTCCTGCTGCTAAGTATACTCATGTATATTATTCTAGAAAGAATTACATCCCTATTACCTGATTATACGATTTTAGATATACTTTCCTTTTTAGCATATACTGCATTGTTTCTCTATATGTGTACTTATTTCTTTATTGCTCATCATAGAGTCTACGAAACAAGAAAAAGCATGAGCATTCTAACCGGTATTTCACTATTCATCGTCAATCTGGCTGGATTACTGTTAATGCTTATTATATTATTCTATCTCAGCTTTATTATGCTGCATTAA
- a CDS encoding zinc-dependent metalloprotease encodes MKRIITFFVLMFFINAFSQDLHEQCGFDLVMAKMDRKYPDLKKNREEVEAKLRNIDKQSYLNKVGGTTSWNGLYTGQVYEIPVVVHVIESQAATNSNLSLTDQEIKDWIERANSMYATTFGNGFYPEGTGPTGGAVIPFKLVLAKRSPSCMPTTGIVRYNGSTIPLYDTRGVKMQTTSGASDSQIKNTLAPHWPENSYFNIYVVIGFDGQQQLTYGLMGYAMFPDSYDYSYESFMKVATIKNLNDTTLTHELGHAFGLYHTFQGISANSQTTCPVNNDCTTDGDRICDTSPSRSMYGVAIPNNTAIDPCTNLNYDGTQYNIMNYTNSNRKFTDGQRDRAILLMMEYRKDLLNSTAGKDPSVVIPSTVSVINAQCNPSGIAHPANNNFAIGPYRVNFGTINSMTNGYDSDEAAPVYYADYSNATCIRPAYFTDLSSTSSTPLKVTYMNGFNQADKFKTKVWIDYNNNGAFEESELVVNNTSATLASGASVTLTNNITPPAGAVKNTYLRMRVAVDAATYSSTVLPDFTSCSQLQYGQMEDYAVKVLETLGTSEVKNNSEAKIVYLKGENKLKLVGGRNNVFGDYQIYDLSGKLIQKGNSRTDEVQINRELPKGAYIINYSDNDNKGSKKFLNN; translated from the coding sequence ATGAAAAGAATAATTACGTTTTTTGTGTTGATGTTTTTTATTAATGCATTTTCACAGGATTTGCATGAGCAATGCGGATTTGATCTGGTAATGGCTAAGATGGACCGCAAATATCCTGATTTGAAGAAAAACAGAGAAGAGGTTGAAGCAAAACTGCGAAATATAGATAAACAGTCTTATTTAAACAAAGTAGGAGGGACGACATCATGGAATGGTTTGTATACGGGACAGGTTTATGAAATCCCTGTTGTAGTGCACGTAATAGAATCTCAAGCTGCCACGAATTCAAATTTAAGTTTAACAGACCAAGAAATTAAGGACTGGATAGAGAGAGCCAACAGCATGTATGCTACAACATTCGGAAATGGATTTTATCCTGAGGGAACAGGTCCTACAGGAGGTGCAGTAATACCTTTTAAACTAGTATTGGCTAAAAGATCTCCAAGCTGTATGCCTACCACAGGGATTGTAAGATACAATGGAAGTACAATTCCTTTATATGATACAAGAGGAGTGAAAATGCAGACTACTAGCGGCGCAAGTGACAGCCAGATTAAAAATACACTTGCACCGCACTGGCCGGAAAACTCTTACTTTAATATTTATGTAGTTATTGGTTTTGACGGCCAGCAGCAACTTACTTACGGATTAATGGGATATGCCATGTTCCCGGATTCTTATGACTACAGCTACGAAAGTTTTATGAAAGTTGCTACGATTAAAAATCTAAATGATACTACCCTTACTCACGAGTTAGGACATGCATTTGGTTTGTATCATACTTTCCAAGGAATTTCTGCTAACAGCCAGACGACCTGCCCTGTAAATAATGACTGTACAACAGATGGAGACAGAATTTGTGATACTTCCCCTTCTAGAAGTATGTATGGAGTTGCTATTCCTAATAATACGGCTATAGACCCTTGTACTAATCTGAATTATGATGGTACACAATATAATATAATGAATTATACCAACTCTAACCGTAAGTTTACAGACGGGCAGAGAGACAGAGCGATATTATTAATGATGGAATACAGAAAAGATCTTCTTAATTCTACGGCTGGTAAGGATCCTTCAGTAGTCATTCCTTCTACGGTTTCAGTTATTAATGCACAGTGTAATCCGTCAGGAATTGCTCATCCTGCTAATAATAATTTTGCAATAGGGCCATACAGAGTTAATTTTGGAACAATAAACAGTATGACGAATGGGTATGACTCAGATGAAGCTGCTCCGGTTTATTATGCGGATTATTCTAATGCTACTTGTATAAGACCTGCTTATTTCACAGATCTTTCTTCAACTTCAAGTACTCCGTTGAAGGTTACGTATATGAATGGATTTAATCAGGCTGATAAATTCAAAACGAAAGTTTGGATAGATTATAATAATAATGGCGCTTTTGAAGAGTCTGAATTAGTTGTTAACAATACTTCAGCAACTTTAGCCTCAGGAGCTTCTGTGACACTTACCAATAATATCACTCCACCTGCGGGAGCTGTAAAGAACACCTACTTAAGAATGAGAGTTGCTGTAGATGCAGCTACTTACAGCAGTACAGTACTTCCAGACTTTACATCTTGTTCACAGCTTCAGTACGGACAGATGGAGGATTATGCAGTAAAAGTTTTAGAGACTTTAGGAACTTCTGAAGTTAAAAATAATTCTGAAGCTAAAATTGTCTATCTAAAAGGTGAAAACAAACTTAAACTTGTTGGAGGCAGAAATAATGTATTTGGAGACTATCAGATATATGATCTTAGCGGAAAACTTATTCAAAAAGGAAATTCCAGAACAGATGAAGTCCAGATAAACAGAGAACTTCCAAAAGGAGCTTACATCATTAATTATTCAGATAATGATAATAAAGGTTCAAAAAAATTCTTAAATAACTAA
- a CDS encoding 2'-5' RNA ligase family protein, which translates to MKKLYFIAIYPPQEIIDDVRVFKRDLALNYSNSKALKNDAHITLFPPFSRELELESDIITAFQKIDTAISPFEIELNGFDGFPNKEPVLYVRPENNENLIDLYKRVKSIFNFKSYSFTPHMTIGYKDLSFENYLKALEIYQNKEYKTKFIVDKISLLRHDGKWTPIAEKHLSKF; encoded by the coding sequence ATGAAAAAATTATATTTCATAGCCATTTATCCTCCTCAGGAGATCATTGATGACGTAAGAGTTTTCAAAAGAGATTTAGCTTTGAATTACAGTAATTCTAAAGCATTAAAAAACGATGCTCATATCACTTTATTTCCTCCCTTCTCCAGAGAACTTGAATTAGAAAGTGACATCATTACTGCTTTTCAAAAAATTGATACCGCAATTTCTCCTTTTGAAATTGAATTAAATGGTTTCGACGGTTTTCCAAATAAAGAACCGGTACTATATGTACGTCCTGAAAATAATGAAAATTTAATAGACCTTTACAAAAGAGTTAAATCTATTTTCAATTTTAAAAGTTATTCTTTTACGCCTCATATGACAATTGGATATAAAGACCTGAGTTTCGAAAATTATTTAAAAGCTCTAGAAATTTATCAAAACAAAGAATATAAAACTAAATTCATAGTTGATAAAATTTCACTTCTCCGTCATGACGGAAAATGGACTCCTATTGCTGAAAAGCATCTGAGTAAATTTTAA
- the ruvC gene encoding crossover junction endodeoxyribonuclease RuvC — translation MISEKIILGIDPGTAIMGFGIISVKKGNMELVSIHELILKKYPNHETKLKYIFDKTLALIDEFHPDEVALEAPFFGKNVQSMLKLGRAQGVAMAASLHRNIPITEYSPKKIKMAITGNGNASKEQVAGMLQNLFKLKEFPTKYLDASDGLAVAVCHHFNSGTIADTKAYTGWESFLKQNPDRMK, via the coding sequence ATGATTTCAGAAAAAATAATTTTAGGGATAGATCCGGGGACTGCAATAATGGGCTTCGGAATTATCTCCGTCAAAAAAGGCAATATGGAATTGGTTTCAATTCATGAATTGATATTAAAAAAATATCCTAACCATGAAACGAAACTTAAATATATTTTTGACAAAACTTTAGCTTTAATTGATGAGTTCCATCCGGATGAAGTAGCTCTCGAAGCTCCCTTCTTTGGAAAAAACGTACAGAGTATGCTAAAACTTGGCCGTGCGCAAGGAGTTGCTATGGCTGCCAGCCTGCACAGGAATATTCCTATTACAGAATATTCTCCAAAAAAAATAAAAATGGCGATCACTGGAAATGGAAATGCAAGTAAGGAACAGGTTGCCGGCATGCTTCAAAATCTTTTCAAATTAAAAGAATTCCCAACCAAATATTTAGATGCCTCTGACGGGCTGGCAGTGGCAGTCTGTCATCATTTCAACTCCGGAACTATTGCTGATACAAAGGCTTATACCGGGTGGGAAAGCTTTCTTAAGCAGAATCCAGACCGTATGAAATAA
- a CDS encoding serine hydrolase domain-containing protein, producing the protein MTKKFTLNFLMFIVLLLTFSCKTETQKSVIVDKNAIIDSTITSFEKKLVTQQIDSIFKKYNFNGSIAVFKDAAELYRNNNGFSDFKNKVKIDGSTVFAIGSVTKQFTAVLILLQMEQGKLSLEDKVSKYVKGFQTKEYENITIHQLLNHTSGLNTFGGKLLFKSGSDFFYSNDGFNALGKVIEKVSGRSYNDNLLDLFKKAGMTSSSIGDDFKGKNFAGAYLGNEKTFEKIQNMPERLGGKEIGIPAGGILSTVEDLHSWNNALYGGKILKPQSLEKFTSKSAERHHAIFGKMGYGYGIMLNTGKPKAYFHSGYIKGSPSLNIYYPETKTSVIILSNIADESKGKNFIFKPHIEVKKIMDNVENTVIGLRKEIINPAVKK; encoded by the coding sequence ATGACTAAAAAATTTACCTTAAACTTCTTGATGTTTATTGTCCTCCTTCTCACATTTTCCTGCAAAACTGAAACACAAAAATCCGTCATTGTAGATAAAAATGCCATTATTGACAGTACGATTACAAGCTTCGAGAAAAAATTAGTTACCCAGCAGATCGATTCTATTTTCAAAAAATACAATTTTAACGGAAGTATTGCAGTTTTTAAAGATGCTGCTGAGTTATACAGAAATAACAATGGTTTTTCTGATTTTAAAAACAAAGTAAAAATTGACGGCAGTACGGTCTTCGCAATTGGTTCGGTCACCAAGCAGTTTACAGCTGTTTTGATTTTACTTCAAATGGAGCAGGGAAAGCTCAGTTTAGAGGATAAAGTTTCAAAATATGTAAAGGGATTTCAGACAAAAGAATATGAAAACATTACTATTCATCAGCTTTTAAACCACACATCAGGATTAAATACTTTTGGCGGAAAATTATTGTTTAAAAGCGGTTCAGATTTCTTCTATTCTAATGATGGTTTTAATGCTTTGGGAAAAGTTATAGAAAAAGTTTCGGGCAGATCTTATAATGACAATCTTTTAGATCTTTTTAAAAAAGCAGGAATGACCAGCTCATCCATAGGAGATGATTTCAAAGGGAAAAATTTTGCTGGAGCTTACCTTGGAAATGAAAAAACTTTCGAGAAAATTCAAAATATGCCGGAAAGACTTGGAGGAAAAGAAATTGGAATTCCAGCGGGAGGCATTCTTTCAACAGTAGAAGATTTACACAGCTGGAATAATGCTCTGTATGGAGGGAAAATTCTAAAGCCGCAAAGCCTTGAAAAGTTCACTTCTAAAAGTGCAGAAAGGCATCATGCTATTTTTGGAAAAATGGGATACGGCTACGGGATCATGCTAAATACCGGAAAACCAAAAGCATATTTCCACAGCGGCTACATAAAAGGTTCTCCATCATTGAACATTTATTATCCAGAAACTAAAACCTCCGTTATTATCCTGTCTAATATCGCCGATGAATCAAAAGGGAAAAATTTCATTTTCAAACCTCATATTGAAGTCAAAAAAATTATGGATAATGTTGAAAATACGGTTATTGGTCTGCGAAAAGAAATAATTAATCCTGCAGTAAAAAAATAA